A genome region from Megalobrama amblycephala isolate DHTTF-2021 linkage group LG18, ASM1881202v1, whole genome shotgun sequence includes the following:
- the LOC125252933 gene encoding proteinase-activated receptor 1-like: MIVMGMKIILLSFVIAHMCTATDDFFIGSFLGKADCNFTLDQAKLNCSSLSISDEAVLFLKGLLVTRVMPSFYIFIILFSLPLNTLALVTFTCKIQAKKPAVIFMSHLACVDLLFTLLLPLKIHYQLNASDWVFGEVACRVISAAYYCYMYCSILLMMCMSVDRLLAVAFPVASLTWRSTRKATYVCVLVWLLALAGTVPLLSMRQTANIKDVGVTCHDTLRQSDPTVLNYVYLFSILSCLYFFLPLVVTLVSYFTIIYVLSVKSNRLATSSSSSDNQRRAVIMAIAVLIEFVVCFAPTNGILLYHCVHLAGGNSREGDSSYAAYLVAVCLGSASVFLDPLLYYYGSSQCRQKIRSVLRREKAKKQTTPSNSQTKFTPVSN, translated from the coding sequence ATTTCTTCATTGGCAGTTTTCTTGGTAAAGCAGACTGTAATTTTACTCTGGACCAAGCAAAGCTCAACTGTTCCTCGCTATCCATCTCAGATGAGGCTGTTCTCTTCCTCAAAGGCCTCCTGGTCACACGCGTCATGCCCTCGTTCTACATCTTCATCATCCTCTTTAGTTTGCCCCTGAACACTTTGGCCTTGGTGACGTTCACCTGTAAGATTCAAGCGAAGAAACCAGCGGTGATCTTCATGTCTCACCTGGCGTGTGTGGACCTGCTCTTCACCCTGCTGCTGCCTCTGAAGATCCACTACCAGCTGAACGCTTCAGATTGGGTGTTCGGTGAGGTGGCGTGTCGTGTGATCAGTGCAGCTTACTACTGCTACATGTACTGCTCCATACTGCTGATGATGTGCATGAGTGTGGACAGACTGCTGGCCGTGGCGTTTCCCGTCGCCTCTCTAACCTGGAGGAGTACAAGGAAAGCCACCTACGTATGTGTGCTGGTCTGGCTGCTGGCACTCGCTGGTACGGTGCCACTTCTCTCAATGAGACAAACAGCTAATATTAAGGATGTGGGCGTCACTTGTCATGACACACTGCGTCAAAGCGATCCTACAGTGCTGAATTACGTGTACCTGTTCTCCATCCTGTCCTGTCTCTACTTTTTCTTGCCGCTAGTCGTCACCTTAGTGAGCTACTTTACCATAATATATGTGCTCAGTGTAAAGTCTAACCGCTTagcaacatcatcatcatcttcagacAACCAAAGGAGAGCTGTGATTATGGCTATCGCTGTGCTGATTGAGTTTGTGGTGTGTTTCGCTCCAACCAATGGCATCTTGTTGTACCACTGTGTTCATTTAGCTGGAGGAAACAGCAGAGAGGGAGATTCATCATATGCTGCTTACCTGGTGGCTGTGTGTTTGGGAAGCGCAAGTGTTTTTCTAGATCCTCTTCTGTACTACTATGGCTCGTCTCAGTGCAGACAGAAGATCAGATCTGTGTTGAGGAGGGAAAAGGCAAAAAAGCAAACCACACCAAGTAACTCGCAGACAAAATTCACACCTGTCTCAAACTAA